A stretch of the Terriglobia bacterium genome encodes the following:
- a CDS encoding HAMP domain-containing sensor histidine kinase, whose amino-acid sequence MSLNRALSIFVVTVAILAVGAGVSLVLLTTYLHRATIELEGGLHGVRLAQEMQIDLLSYVRAPDASEKVRIERDLRQKLRAASEYGGTAQEDRSLKQAAQFLTLYFAVADQGEAASESALQGALNALRQFVDENILQANSSLSKSEQLDDLGHRIGITVAVALVIGAAGIMLWLHRTAFRPVFEIRDAMKNFAGGQRDAHAAMHGPEEFRSIAAQFNEMSGALARQHQNQAAFLAAIAHDLRNPISALKLSTDILSGPAATPDRLSGLMGVIKRQIGSLDRMVADLLDSAKIEAGYLELRFEELDARDIAQDTYNLYKSASPAHEFALAVPESPVRLCCDRLRIEQVLNNLLSNAFKYSPGGGRVTLSLQLRGNEGMFQVSDQGLGIPKEDIHHIFEPFRRVRPAKMDIPGVGLGLSVAQRIVQAHGGRIQVETEIAKGTKFSVHLPLKPAQYTAA is encoded by the coding sequence ATGAGCCTGAATCGCGCTCTGTCTATCTTTGTGGTTACGGTGGCGATCCTGGCTGTAGGTGCAGGGGTCTCGCTGGTTCTGCTGACGACGTATTTGCACCGCGCGACCATCGAACTGGAAGGCGGATTGCACGGCGTGCGTCTTGCCCAGGAAATGCAGATCGACCTTCTCTCGTATGTCCGCGCACCCGATGCATCGGAAAAGGTCCGAATCGAACGGGACCTTCGTCAAAAGCTGCGCGCGGCGAGCGAATACGGCGGCACCGCTCAGGAGGATCGATCTCTGAAGCAGGCGGCCCAGTTCCTGACTCTTTATTTCGCTGTCGCCGATCAGGGCGAAGCTGCAAGCGAGAGCGCGCTGCAGGGCGCATTAAATGCGCTAAGGCAGTTCGTCGACGAAAATATCCTGCAGGCGAATTCCTCACTCAGCAAGTCGGAACAGCTGGACGATCTTGGCCACCGGATCGGTATTACCGTGGCCGTGGCGCTGGTGATTGGCGCCGCCGGCATCATGCTCTGGCTGCACCGCACCGCTTTCCGTCCCGTTTTTGAAATTCGCGACGCAATGAAGAACTTCGCCGGCGGCCAACGGGATGCTCATGCCGCGATGCATGGTCCGGAAGAATTCCGGTCCATCGCCGCTCAATTCAATGAAATGTCCGGTGCGCTGGCGCGGCAGCATCAGAATCAGGCCGCATTTCTTGCCGCCATCGCTCACGACCTCAGGAACCCGATCAGCGCGCTTAAGCTTTCCACAGACATTCTTTCCGGTCCGGCGGCAACACCGGACAGGCTAAGCGGCCTGATGGGAGTGATCAAGCGGCAGATCGGCAGCCTTGACCGAATGGTCGCCGATCTTCTGGATTCGGCGAAAATTGAGGCTGGATATCTGGAGTTACGGTTCGAAGAACTGGATGCGCGGGACATCGCGCAGGATACCTACAACCTGTACAAGTCCGCCTCGCCGGCCCACGAATTTGCTCTGGCCGTTCCAGAGTCTCCAGTCCGGCTCTGTTGCGACCGGCTTCGTATCGAGCAGGTGCTCAATAACCTCTTAAGCAATGCCTTCAAATATTCGCCCGGCGGCGGCCGCGTGACCCTCAGCCTGCAATTGCGGGGTAACGAAGGGATGTTTCAGGTTTCCGATCAGGGGCTCGGTATTCCCAAGGAAGACATTCATCACATTTTCGAGCCTTTCCGCAGGGTCCGGCCCGCGAAGATGGACATCCCGGGCGTCGGGCTGGGCTTGTCCGTCGCGCAGCGCATTGTCCAGGCGCACGGAGGCCGCATTCAAGTGGAGACCGAAATCGCCAAAGGCACGAAGTTCAGCGTGCATCTGCCGCTCAAACCCGCGCAGTATACGGCGGCGTAG